In Helianthus annuus cultivar XRQ/B chromosome 9, HanXRQr2.0-SUNRISE, whole genome shotgun sequence, the following are encoded in one genomic region:
- the LOC110875405 gene encoding uncharacterized mitochondrial protein AtMg00810-like gives MYLLVCVDDLILTGNHQPTIKSFISCLNKEFAIKNLGKLNYFLGLEVTYTQNGLFLNQSKYTLDILTRAKMLDAKPAPTPFSTNVSFVSTGTKFSDATFYRSIVGALQYLTITRPDISYAVNQVSQFLHAPTTDHFQEVKRILRYLKGTIAFGLHYSRPTSTSLLGYSDADWARCLETRRSTYGYSIFLGGNLISWSAKKQPTVARSSC, from the coding sequence ATGTATCTCCTTGTCTGTGTTGATGATCTCATTCTTACAGGCAACCATCAGCCAACTATCAAATCATTCATTTCATGTCTCAACAAAGAGTTTGCAATCAAGAATCTTGGAAAACTCAACTACTTTTTGGGATTGGAGGTTACCTACACTCAAAATGGCCTTTTCTTAAATCAATCCAAATACACTTTAGACATTCTAACTCGTGCTAAAATGTTGGATGCTAAACCCGCTCCAACACCTTTTAGCACCAATGTTTCTTTTGTCTCTACAGGTACCAAGTTTTCGGATGCTACTTTCTATCGATCGATTGTAGGTGCTCTCCAATATTTGACGATCACAAGACCTGATATTTCTTATGCTGTCAATCAAGTCAGTCAGTTTCTTCATGCTCCAACTACAGATCACTTTCAGGAGGTGAAGCGAATCTTGCGATATCTTAAAGGAACTATTGCATTTGGGTTACATTACAGTCGTCCTACTTCCACTTCGCTTCTTGGTTACTCTGATGCTGATTGGGCACGTTGTTTGGAGACTCGCCGTTCTACCTATGGTTATTCTATATTTCTTGGTGGAAATTTGATTTCTTGGAGTGCTAAGAAGCAACCGACGGTTGCTAGATCTAGTTGTTAA
- the LOC110875407 gene encoding uncharacterized protein LOC110875407, producing MIRIRIIVEYYPALVLETSSLGKMDNLKYLWLKDVKFTGPYNVFPELRLLSWLGCPLKTIPPGLLMSSLVALDMSNGHLEKFDSPMVLDSLKILNLESCCKLVGVYNLYKLPKLACLYLHNCSSLTHLCKSIGDLESLGILDLTGCTKLWKASSNFCIGFVNQLQRLKSLQIGRFQAQPLFSLPWSLQYLHLDFCDLGYNNDLNVLFHPESLFCLTLRCNPFERLPSNFNLNMLRVLSLSLCQNLKSLPCIPKTLEELNIDWCISLDRVTFQSGLFSLQRFSYEGCFQLSEVEGLFKLVPIEKIDEADLGHMRWIKAYQDYKVDLVGDEITKRRDWRMQWRTQEFFHGVRNILKDFSPVGSKDNDELALLAKISNRSKGLTWVYNPVVYCAPRSDEDVVWLSYWPIGNMLGVGDEVNVDIHVQIGTMIVSGCGASLVYADSEVDQEDNCENNLMKEKEVIGGDLSEFEVTTGGYYLCRRDLFGSETSSWLERLFGDNVYYTDSHGWRKTRQTMSLYQPHNSNEVEVVLGVSFNSESEIGKIEKAVSSVMGVESISTRKEVGRITVAGRFDREEMATRVREFGKRVNILYLDNVN from the exons ATGATAAGAATAAGAATTATAGTTGAATATTACCCG GCATTGGTCCTTGAAACAAGTTCTCTTGGAAAGATGGACAACCTAAAATATCTATGGCTGAAAGATGTGAAATTCACCGGGCCCTACAATGTTTTTCCAGAGTTAAGATTGTTGTCTTGGCTTGGATGTCCTTTGAAAACAATTCCCCCTGGGCTTTTGATGAGCAGCTTGGTGGCTTTAGATATGAGTAATGGACACTTGGAAAAGTTTGACTCACCCATG GTTCTCGACTCACTCAAGATACTAAATCTTGAAAGTTGTTGTAAACTTGTCGGCGTCTACAATCTTTACAAACTCCCTAAACTTGCGTGTTTGTACCTTCACAACTGTAGCAGTCTGACTCATCTTTGTAAATCCATAGGAGACCTTGAGAGTCTTGGGATATTGGATTTAACAGGGTGCACCAAGCTATGGAAGGCTTCATCAAATTTCTGTATCGGATTTGTTAATCAATTGCAAAGGCTAAAATCTTTACAGATTGGTAGATTTCAAGCACAACCTTTGTTTTCCTTGCCCTGGTCGTTACAATATTTGCATCTTGATTTCTGTGACCTTGGGTATAACAATGATTTGAATGTGCTATTCCATCCTGAATCATTATTTTGCTTGACATTAAGGTGTAATCCATTTGAACGTCTTCCTAGTAACTTTAACCTTAACATGCTTCGAGTACTCTCCTTGTCTTTATGCCAAAACCTGAAGTCTCTCCCATGTATCCCAAAAACGCTAGAAGAGTTAAATATAGATTGGTGTATATCGTTGGATCGAGTAACATTCCAGTCAGGTCTTTTCAGTCTGCAGAGGTTTTCTTATGAAGGTTGTTTCCAACTGTCTGAAGTCGAAGGCCTTTTTAAACTAGTGCCTATAGAAAAAATTGATGAAGCGGATCTGGGTCACATGCGTTGGATCAAAGCATATCAAGATTATAAAGTGGACCTCGTCGGTGATGAAATTACCAAAAGAAGAGATTGGCGTATGCAG tggcggacccaggaattttttcatggggtgcgAAATATTCTTAAAGATTTTAGCCCCGtag GATCAAAGGATAATGATGAGTTGGCTTTGTTGGCGAAAATCAGCAACAGAAGCAAGGGTCTTACTTGGGTATACAATCCTGTGGTGTATTGCGCACCCAGAAGTGATGAAGATGTTGTGTGGTTAAGCTACTGGCCAATTGGAAACATGTTAGGTGTTGGTGATGAAGTCAATGTGGATATACATGTGCAGATTGGAACGATGATAGTAAGTGGTTGTGGTGCCAGCCTTGTTTATGCGGATAGTGAAGTAGATCAAGAAGATAATTGTGAGAATAACTTGATGAAAGAGAAAGAAGTGATTGGAGGAGACCTGTCTGAATTCGAGGTGACCACAGGAGGCTACTATCTTTGCCGCCGTGATTTATTTGGTTCAGAGACCTCGTCTTGGTTGGAACGGTTGTTTGGTGATAACGTTTATTATACAG ATTCGCATGGATGGAGAAAAACTCGACAGACAATGTCATTATATCAGCCACACAATTccaat GAAGTTGAAGTTGTGTTGGGAGTTAGCTTTAATAGTGAAAGTGAAATAGGCAAGATTGAGAAAGCAGTATCTAGTGTTATGGGCGTTGAATCTATTTCCACTCGTAAAGAAGTAGGAAGAATAACTGTGGCTGGGCGTTTTGATCGTGAAGAGATGGCAACCAGAGTAAGGGAATTTGGAAAGAGGGTTAACATCTTATATCTTGATAATGTTAATTAA